One genomic region from uncultured Subdoligranulum sp. encodes:
- a CDS encoding helix-turn-helix domain-containing protein — translation MGQRCIANECLGTTGFSYTLSLINGKYKMTILYTLMEFGVVRFNEMKKYIGGISYKTLSATLKELEADGLVHREEYPQIPPKVEYSLTPRGRSLIPILDGMCEWGDKNRLP, via the coding sequence ATGGGCCAGCGCTGCATCGCCAACGAATGTCTGGGCACCACCGGGTTCAGCTACACCCTGTCCCTCATCAACGGCAAATACAAAATGACCATCCTCTACACCCTGATGGAGTTCGGGGTGGTCCGCTTCAATGAGATGAAAAAGTATATCGGGGGCATCTCCTACAAGACGCTGAGCGCCACCCTCAAGGAACTGGAAGCCGACGGGCTGGTCCATCGTGAGGAATACCCCCAGATCCCGCCCAAGGTGGAGTACAGCCTGACGCCCCGGGGACGTTCCCTGATCCCCATTCTGGACGGCATGTGCGAGTGGGGCGACAAAAACCGCCTGCCCTGA
- a CDS encoding NusG domain II-containing protein, producing the protein MKQTEKNAPRLTLRPGDFVAAALVLLAAAALLVYFALGRHGTAATVQVWQDGVLQAEYPLAVNREFVVGGDYHNTVCIENGRVCILDADCPGQDCVKSGWQQESGRSIVCLPNRLELRLVGGSGAPEVDGVTG; encoded by the coding sequence ATGAAACAGACCGAAAAAAACGCCCCGCGGCTGACGCTGCGCCCCGGGGACTTTGTGGCGGCGGCGCTGGTCCTGCTGGCCGCCGCGGCGCTGCTTGTGTATTTTGCCCTGGGCCGCCACGGCACCGCCGCCACCGTGCAGGTCTGGCAGGACGGGGTGCTCCAGGCGGAGTACCCCCTGGCCGTGAACCGGGAATTCGTGGTGGGGGGCGACTACCACAACACCGTATGCATTGAAAACGGCCGGGTCTGCATCCTGGACGCCGACTGTCCCGGGCAGGACTGCGTCAAGAGCGGCTGGCAGCAGGAATCCGGCCGCAGCATCGTCTGCCTGCCCAACCGGCTGGAACTGCGGCTGGTGGGCGGCTCCGGCGCCCCCGAAGTGGACGGCGTCACCGGATAG
- a CDS encoding Gx transporter family protein — protein sequence MNKTQRLARAALLTALALGLSWMERFIPLQLLVPLPGIKLGLANLVTLFALYFLGGRMALAILCVRCLLGSLFGGGVTAFCFSIIGGLLALAVMALARRLPVLSVYGVSILGAAAHHVGQILVAVALLRSGYVVAYLPFLLLVAIATGFLTGAISSALFRAMLAADLPFLSQGGPSC from the coding sequence ATGAACAAGACACAGCGTCTGGCCCGGGCCGCCCTGCTCACCGCCCTGGCCCTGGGGCTTTCCTGGATGGAGCGGTTCATCCCGCTGCAGCTGCTGGTGCCGCTGCCCGGCATCAAGCTGGGGCTGGCCAACCTGGTCACCCTCTTCGCCCTCTATTTCCTGGGCGGGCGGATGGCGCTGGCCATCCTCTGCGTGCGCTGTCTGCTGGGTTCCCTCTTCGGGGGCGGCGTCACCGCCTTCTGTTTCTCCATCATCGGCGGACTGCTGGCCCTGGCCGTCATGGCCCTGGCGCGGCGGCTGCCCGTGCTCTCGGTGTACGGCGTGAGCATCCTGGGCGCCGCCGCCCACCATGTGGGCCAGATCCTCGTGGCCGTGGCGCTGCTGCGCTCCGGCTATGTGGTGGCCTACCTGCCCTTTCTGTTGCTGGTGGCCATCGCCACAGGCTTTCTCACCGGCGCCATCTCGTCGGCCCTCTTCCGGGCGATGCTGGCCGCCGATCTACCCTTTCTCTCACAAGGAGGCCCCTCATGCTGA
- a CDS encoding DUF1622 domain-containing protein: MLMQFVEFILPPLIAILELMGIFVVAVSAAIAFWRYLKGLLFHAQGDVKFALANGLATSLEFKMAAEILKTVLVREMNELMVLGAVILLRALLSFLIHFEMKQIDHTES, translated from the coding sequence ATGCTGATGCAATTTGTTGAATTCATCCTGCCGCCCCTCATCGCCATCCTGGAACTCATGGGCATCTTTGTGGTGGCGGTCTCTGCGGCCATCGCCTTCTGGCGGTATCTCAAAGGGCTGCTCTTCCACGCCCAGGGGGACGTGAAGTTCGCCCTGGCCAACGGCCTTGCCACCAGCCTGGAATTCAAAATGGCGGCGGAAATCCTCAAAACGGTGCTGGTACGGGAGATGAACGAACTCATGGTACTGGGCGCCGTCATCCTATTGCGGGCACTGCTCTCATTTCTCATCCATTTTGAAATGAAGCAGATTGACCATACTGAATCATAA
- a CDS encoding FAD:protein FMN transferase translates to MKRLFPLLLAVLLLFGCAAAPATSPATAETAGPQRYQATFLTLFDTVTTIVGYAGSKADFTATAQGIHDELLEYHQLYDIYNDYEGMTNLKTVNDRAGQGPVAVDRKILDLLLFSKELYAETGGRVNIAMGSVLSLWHDAREAGIADPEAAALPDDDALKEAAAHTDINSIQIDEEAGTVYFTDPEVRLDVGAIAKGYAAQRVCENAPEGLLISIGGNVCATGPKPDSGQPWVVGIEDPDDTSRYLHTLYVDDYAVVTSGDYQRYYTVDGVVYHHIIDPDTLYPARYWRAVTILCPDSGLADALSTALFTLPQQEGQALLDRFDAEAMWVQSDGTLVYSPGFRDHIRV, encoded by the coding sequence ATGAAGCGATTGTTCCCTTTGCTGCTGGCGGTGCTGCTGCTCTTCGGCTGCGCCGCCGCCCCGGCAACGTCCCCGGCCACCGCCGAGACCGCCGGGCCGCAGCGCTACCAGGCCACCTTCCTGACCCTCTTTGACACGGTCACCACCATCGTGGGCTACGCCGGCAGCAAGGCGGATTTCACCGCCACGGCCCAGGGTATCCACGACGAGCTGCTGGAATACCACCAGCTCTACGACATCTACAACGACTACGAGGGGATGACCAACCTCAAGACCGTCAACGACCGCGCCGGACAGGGCCCGGTGGCGGTGGACCGGAAGATCCTCGACCTGCTGCTCTTCAGCAAGGAGCTCTACGCCGAAACCGGCGGCCGGGTGAACATCGCCATGGGCAGCGTTTTAAGCCTGTGGCACGACGCCCGGGAGGCGGGCATCGCCGACCCCGAGGCCGCCGCCCTGCCCGACGACGACGCCCTGAAAGAAGCCGCCGCCCACACCGATATTAACAGCATCCAGATCGATGAGGAGGCGGGCACGGTGTATTTTACAGACCCGGAGGTGCGTCTCGACGTGGGGGCCATCGCCAAGGGCTACGCCGCCCAGCGGGTGTGCGAGAACGCCCCCGAGGGGCTGCTCATCAGCATCGGCGGCAACGTCTGCGCCACCGGCCCCAAGCCGGACAGCGGCCAGCCCTGGGTGGTGGGCATCGAGGACCCCGACGACACCAGCCGGTATCTCCACACGCTCTATGTGGACGACTACGCCGTGGTGACCAGCGGGGACTACCAGCGGTACTACACGGTGGACGGTGTGGTCTACCACCACATCATCGACCCCGACACCCTCTACCCCGCCCGCTATTGGCGGGCCGTCACCATCCTCTGCCCCGACTCCGGCCTGGCCGACGCCCTCTCCACCGCCCTGTTCACCCTGCCCCAGCAGGAAGGCCAGGCGCTGCTGGACCGCTTTGACGCCGAGGCTATGTGGGTGCAGTCGGACGGAACCCTAGTGTACAGTCCCGGATTCCGGGATCATATCCGCGTATAG
- the rsxC gene encoding electron transport complex subunit RsxC gives MRKLFWGGIHPEGHKDLSRGGAPVPAPLPAQVVLPMVQHIGAPCTPLVQVGDTVKMGQKIGDGEGLCAPVHASVSGKVVAIEPRLHPNGRQVLSIVLENDFADTPDDALQPHPNHQELSPQEILNTIREAGIVGMGGATFPTDVKAFSALGQVDYILINACECEPYITADDTLLCSYPRQVIGGAETLAYALNPRHVVIAVEDNKAEAIRILKEHLPKDSAIRVQVLPTRYPQGAEKQLIQAVTGRQVPPGQLPAAVGCAVFNAATAASVYQAVCEGKAVTRRIVTVTGDGANAPKNLIVRLGASFKETIEAAGGMAEDTVKVLAGGPMMGVAQQDLDVPVLKGTNAILCLKETPPRPETPTCIRCSRCVAVCPMHLQPLYLYRFEKSGNVQELQRLHLTDCIECGSCAYVCPGNLPLVERFRAGKSLLKEAQKA, from the coding sequence ATGAGAAAACTGTTTTGGGGCGGCATCCACCCGGAGGGTCACAAGGACCTATCCCGGGGCGGTGCCCCCGTTCCCGCGCCGCTGCCGGCGCAGGTCGTGCTGCCCATGGTGCAGCATATCGGCGCGCCCTGCACGCCGCTGGTCCAGGTGGGCGACACCGTGAAGATGGGCCAGAAGATCGGCGACGGTGAGGGCCTGTGCGCCCCCGTCCACGCCTCGGTGTCCGGCAAGGTGGTGGCCATCGAGCCCCGCCTGCACCCCAACGGACGCCAGGTGCTCTCCATCGTCCTTGAAAACGACTTCGCCGACACCCCCGACGACGCCCTCCAGCCCCACCCGAACCACCAGGAGCTCTCCCCCCAGGAGATCCTCAACACCATCCGGGAGGCGGGCATCGTGGGCATGGGCGGCGCCACCTTCCCCACCGACGTGAAGGCCTTCTCGGCCCTGGGCCAGGTGGACTATATCCTCATCAACGCCTGCGAGTGCGAGCCCTACATCACCGCCGACGACACGCTGCTCTGCAGCTATCCCCGGCAGGTGATCGGCGGGGCCGAGACGCTGGCCTACGCCCTGAACCCCAGACATGTGGTCATCGCCGTGGAGGACAACAAGGCGGAGGCCATCCGCATCCTGAAGGAGCATCTGCCGAAAGATTCCGCCATCCGGGTGCAGGTGCTGCCCACCCGCTACCCCCAGGGCGCCGAAAAACAGCTGATCCAGGCGGTCACCGGGCGGCAGGTGCCCCCCGGCCAGCTGCCCGCCGCCGTGGGCTGCGCCGTCTTCAATGCCGCCACCGCCGCCTCGGTGTACCAGGCGGTCTGTGAGGGCAAGGCGGTCACCCGCCGCATCGTCACCGTCACCGGCGACGGCGCCAACGCCCCCAAGAACCTCATCGTGCGGCTGGGCGCCTCCTTCAAAGAGACCATCGAGGCCGCCGGCGGCATGGCGGAGGATACCGTCAAGGTGCTGGCGGGCGGCCCCATGATGGGCGTGGCCCAGCAGGACCTGGATGTGCCGGTGCTCAAGGGCACCAACGCCATCCTCTGCCTGAAAGAGACCCCGCCCCGGCCCGAGACCCCCACCTGCATCCGGTGCAGCCGCTGCGTGGCGGTCTGCCCCATGCATCTGCAGCCCCTCTACCTCTACCGCTTTGAGAAGAGCGGCAATGTACAGGAACTGCAGCGCCTGCACCTGACCGACTGCATCGAGTGCGGCAGCTGCGCCTACGTCTGCCCGGGCAACCTGCCCCTGGTGGAACGGTTCCGCGCCGGCAAATCCCTGCTGAAGGAGGCCCAAAAAGCATGA
- a CDS encoding RnfABCDGE type electron transport complex subunit D: MKLVVTSSPHIHSGTHTSRLMGAVLVALLPTLLAGVWFFGLRSLVLAVVSVAACLVSEWLYRTLTRQSNTLPDLSAAVTGLLLALTLPATAPYWVAAVGGVFAIVVVKGLIGGLGQNIFNPALAARAFLMLCWPACITRFAAPGTRPDALALSVDMVASATPLHHMLMPALPTESLLDMFLGNIGGCIGEVSALAILLGGAYLLVRKVISWRIPVAYLGTVAVLTLIFSKGQDPLLWMLYNLLGGGVLLGAFFMATDYATSPVTPWGQLVYGVGCGALTVAFRYYGLFPEGVTYAILLMNACAWSLDRLTPPKRFGTVKGGTPS; encoded by the coding sequence ATGAAACTGGTTGTGACATCTTCCCCGCACATCCACAGCGGCACCCACACCAGCCGCCTGATGGGCGCGGTGCTGGTGGCCCTGCTGCCCACCCTGCTGGCCGGCGTATGGTTCTTCGGCCTGCGCAGCCTGGTGCTGGCGGTGGTGTCGGTGGCGGCCTGCCTGGTCTCGGAATGGCTGTACCGCACCCTGACCCGCCAGTCCAACACCCTGCCTGATCTTTCCGCCGCCGTCACCGGCCTGCTGCTGGCCCTGACCCTGCCCGCCACCGCCCCCTACTGGGTGGCGGCTGTGGGCGGCGTCTTCGCCATCGTGGTGGTAAAGGGCCTCATCGGCGGCCTCGGGCAGAATATCTTCAACCCCGCCCTGGCGGCCCGCGCCTTCCTCATGCTCTGCTGGCCCGCCTGCATCACCCGCTTTGCCGCCCCCGGCACCAGGCCGGACGCCCTGGCCCTGTCGGTGGACATGGTGGCCTCCGCCACGCCGCTCCACCACATGCTCATGCCCGCCCTGCCCACCGAGTCCCTTCTGGACATGTTCCTGGGCAACATCGGCGGCTGCATCGGTGAAGTGTCCGCCCTGGCCATCCTGCTGGGCGGCGCGTATCTCTTGGTGCGCAAGGTGATCTCCTGGCGCATCCCGGTGGCCTATCTTGGCACCGTGGCGGTGCTGACCCTGATTTTTTCCAAGGGCCAGGACCCGCTGCTCTGGATGCTCTATAACCTGTTGGGCGGCGGCGTGCTGCTGGGCGCCTTCTTCATGGCCACCGACTACGCCACCTCCCCCGTCACCCCCTGGGGCCAGCTGGTCTACGGGGTGGGCTGCGGTGCCCTCACCGTGGCCTTCCGCTACTACGGGCTTTTCCCGGAGGGCGTCACCTACGCCATCCTGCTGATGAACGCCTGCGCCTGGTCGCTGGACCGGCTGACCCCGCCCAAGCGCTTCGGCACCGTGAAAGGAGGCACCCCGTCATGA
- a CDS encoding FMN-binding protein, giving the protein MKRIQRLDPAAVLLACAVVLLLVSTLLAPTARENRQKELQSILSTLLPGAESFAQEDYTGEDENIAAVYKADNGYVIETVTAGYAGDITMLVGVHNDGSIAGLVVRDMQETFGLGMGALSNVDFLSQFLWNGTSFTVGDNVDALAGATVTSKAVAKAVTSASAYVTGADISAGATEWGG; this is encoded by the coding sequence ATGAAACGAATCCAACGTCTTGACCCCGCGGCGGTGCTGCTGGCCTGCGCGGTGGTGCTGCTTCTGGTGAGCACCCTGCTGGCCCCCACCGCCCGGGAGAACCGGCAAAAGGAACTGCAGTCCATCCTTTCCACCCTGCTGCCCGGCGCCGAAAGCTTCGCCCAGGAGGACTACACCGGCGAGGACGAGAACATCGCCGCCGTCTATAAGGCGGACAACGGCTATGTGATCGAGACCGTCACGGCGGGCTACGCCGGGGACATCACCATGCTGGTGGGCGTGCACAACGACGGCAGCATCGCGGGCCTGGTGGTCCGCGACATGCAGGAGACCTTCGGTCTCGGCATGGGGGCGCTGTCCAACGTGGACTTTTTGTCCCAGTTCCTCTGGAACGGCACGTCCTTCACGGTGGGTGACAATGTGGACGCCCTGGCCGGCGCCACCGTCACCTCCAAGGCGGTGGCCAAAGCTGTGACTTCGGCCAGCGCTTATGTGACCGGCGCCGACATCAGCGCCGGCGCCACCGAATGGGGAGGTTGA